In Dyadobacter subterraneus, a single genomic region encodes these proteins:
- a CDS encoding PAS domain S-box protein: MKKELYSLIGNSEEIFDFIQNLALDGFWYYEVGHPGNQWINPKLWNGLGYTAEELSPFNSGVSGIAFQKDLENCHNNALIHFQTSGTVFSQTVRFIEKSQQTIRMSCHVKCIRDEDGKPFRFLCGLVRNQIENTSEESRFYESVLNSQSIYITRINWEGNYTYVNDYFCQAFGYEKEDIVGQSSLMTIVPEDHAKCFEIGLKCLDNPGVPFKIVLHKQDKTRNIKASEWEFTGIRNEDGNFSEILCVGFDVTGKVKIERDYSALVSNMTDVLFIINPQGVFTYVSPSWTKIYGYEVSETIGRIFTEFVHPDDVERCFQALSATYESGISLPSVEHRVRHKDGSWFWSSTRASIDPANGEMVLTSHDITKRKLDEEKLRELALVAANTTDMIITTDADGIITWTNEAFQKRSEYSLEEIVGKKPSELVQGPETSAETRKRLRKGLEDKVSMSEVILNYSRSGEKYWIDLNINPIIDEHGKCTHFVAVMRDISVSKQANEELRRTKELLEQTSEVARIGGWEFYIEQKILTWSDLIKEIHEVSPDFVPDIENVLQFYNDADKKKLEIAFTKCINSGVPISEEILLTTVSGKEIWIRLVGKAEYQDGACTRIFGTFQDIDELKKAEELSHKNSEMLRKLSEQVPGTLYQFQIFDDGRIKFPYISKDLSSLLTFPPNGKFIEVQALTAVVHPDDRDKFINSIKLSKETLQNWDLDYRIISPTLGERWLRGESIPERQEDSVLWHGYLQDITSRKQEEQEILQSEIKYRTLYNSTSDAVMLLNGDGFFDCNTSALEMYEIDSFEEFYALSPMDLSYPYQSDGRDSAKTILEYCVVALQNGSCRFEWEQKRMKSGETFTVEILLNAIDLNGSQILQSVVRDITERKFAEQEIRLARQQAEAASKSKSEFLTNMSHEIRTPLNGVIGFTDLLMKTDLDSTQHQYLSMVFQSANSLLDIINDILDFSKIEAGKLELATEKIDLLEICGQVTDMITYQAHQNNLEVLLNIASNVPRYICVDPVRLRQILINLLGNAVKFTEKGEIELKVDVLTETGDDTTFRFSVRDTGIGINSKNLQKIFEAFAQEDASTTKRFGGTGLGLPISNKLLALMNSELQLESVPGKGSTFYFDVTFKSFQSPVSDWSDIESVRKVLIAENNTVNGIILKNMLLNRQIESEIVQTGREVIEKLSAGNHYDVILMDYHLPDLDGISVSRRIRETFGQSGTEQVILLMNRSSDDKDISILSEELNLVQLNKPVKIERLFNVLLKLDGRDVEPSEHDTNTKELEDNQVKPEKITILIAEDNKINMILVKTFLNKILANARLVEAANGKEAVKLFESEKPDLVLMDVQMPEMNGYEAATEIRKLEKGKRIPILALTAGTLKGEKERCVDAGMDDYLTKPILKETLQAVLAQWLS; this comes from the coding sequence TTGAAAAAAGAACTTTATTCTTTAATTGGCAATAGTGAAGAAATATTTGATTTTATCCAGAACCTTGCACTGGATGGTTTTTGGTATTACGAAGTTGGACATCCTGGTAATCAGTGGATAAATCCGAAGTTATGGAATGGATTAGGTTACACTGCGGAAGAATTGTCTCCATTCAATAGTGGTGTCTCAGGCATCGCTTTTCAGAAGGATTTAGAAAATTGTCATAACAATGCTTTAATTCATTTTCAGACTTCCGGAACCGTTTTTTCTCAAACGGTTAGATTCATTGAAAAAAGTCAGCAAACCATCCGGATGTCATGCCATGTCAAATGCATACGTGATGAAGATGGAAAACCATTCCGGTTTTTATGTGGTTTGGTTAGAAACCAAATTGAGAATACCAGCGAAGAGTCAAGATTCTATGAGTCTGTTTTAAATAGTCAATCAATATACATTACCCGAATAAACTGGGAAGGCAACTACACTTATGTAAATGATTATTTCTGCCAGGCTTTTGGTTATGAAAAAGAGGACATAGTTGGGCAAAGTTCATTGATGACAATCGTGCCGGAAGATCATGCAAAATGTTTCGAAATTGGACTAAAATGTTTAGACAACCCTGGTGTACCTTTCAAAATTGTACTGCATAAACAGGACAAAACACGGAATATCAAAGCAAGCGAATGGGAGTTTACCGGAATAAGAAATGAAGATGGAAATTTTAGTGAGATACTTTGTGTCGGTTTTGATGTAACCGGTAAAGTCAAGATAGAAAGAGATTATTCCGCGTTGGTTTCAAACATGACTGACGTCCTTTTCATTATCAATCCACAAGGTGTATTTACCTATGTATCACCAAGCTGGACGAAAATTTATGGCTATGAAGTTAGTGAGACGATAGGCCGTATTTTTACCGAATTTGTTCATCCTGACGATGTTGAACGTTGTTTTCAGGCGCTTTCAGCAACCTATGAATCAGGAATTTCGCTGCCGTCCGTCGAGCATCGCGTCAGACATAAAGACGGTTCCTGGTTTTGGAGCAGCACAAGGGCGAGTATCGATCCTGCAAACGGAGAAATGGTTTTGACCAGCCATGATATTACCAAAAGAAAACTTGATGAAGAAAAGTTAAGAGAACTGGCTTTGGTAGCGGCGAATACTACCGACATGATTATTACGACCGATGCTGATGGTATCATCACCTGGACCAATGAAGCTTTTCAAAAACGGTCAGAATATTCATTGGAAGAGATTGTTGGGAAAAAGCCATCAGAATTGGTACAAGGTCCGGAAACAAGTGCTGAAACCAGGAAAAGACTTCGCAAAGGGCTGGAAGATAAAGTTTCCATGAGCGAAGTTATTCTGAATTATTCCAGGTCAGGGGAAAAATACTGGATAGATCTCAATATAAATCCGATTATTGATGAGCATGGAAAATGCACCCATTTTGTGGCCGTGATGCGTGATATTTCAGTTTCCAAACAAGCGAATGAGGAACTCAGGCGGACCAAAGAATTGCTCGAACAAACCAGCGAAGTGGCCAGGATTGGTGGCTGGGAGTTTTATATTGAACAAAAGATCCTTACCTGGTCTGATCTGATAAAGGAAATTCATGAAGTATCTCCGGACTTCGTGCCGGACATTGAAAATGTATTACAATTTTATAATGATGCAGACAAGAAAAAACTTGAAATTGCTTTTACAAAGTGTATAAATTCTGGTGTTCCGATAAGTGAAGAAATTCTCTTGACCACAGTTTCAGGCAAAGAAATCTGGATCAGATTGGTTGGGAAGGCTGAATATCAGGATGGAGCCTGTACACGGATTTTTGGAACTTTTCAGGATATTGATGAGCTGAAAAAGGCCGAGGAGTTAAGTCATAAAAACTCTGAAATGCTGAGGAAATTATCGGAGCAAGTGCCCGGAACATTGTATCAGTTCCAGATTTTTGATGATGGCAGAATTAAATTTCCATATATCTCCAAAGATCTTTCCAGTCTTCTGACGTTTCCTCCCAACGGGAAATTTATTGAAGTCCAGGCACTGACCGCTGTTGTTCATCCGGATGACCGGGATAAATTTATCAATTCAATAAAGCTGTCAAAAGAAACCCTTCAAAATTGGGATCTGGATTACAGGATAATAAGCCCGACATTAGGGGAGCGTTGGCTGCGTGGGGAATCTATTCCTGAAAGGCAGGAGGATAGTGTTTTATGGCATGGCTACTTGCAGGATATCACATCAAGAAAACAGGAAGAACAGGAAATTTTACAGTCGGAAATAAAATACAGGACTTTATATAATTCTACCAGCGACGCCGTGATGCTGCTCAATGGAGATGGATTTTTTGATTGCAATACCTCTGCGTTAGAGATGTATGAAATTGATTCATTTGAGGAGTTCTACGCTTTGAGCCCGATGGATCTGTCATATCCGTATCAGTCTGACGGCAGGGATTCAGCGAAAACTATTCTTGAATATTGTGTAGTGGCTTTGCAAAATGGAAGCTGCCGTTTTGAATGGGAACAAAAACGCATGAAATCGGGCGAGACATTTACGGTAGAAATTTTACTAAATGCCATCGACTTAAATGGTTCTCAAATTCTTCAATCTGTGGTTCGTGATATTACCGAACGCAAGTTTGCAGAGCAGGAAATACGCCTTGCACGGCAACAGGCGGAAGCGGCCAGTAAATCAAAATCAGAGTTTCTTACCAACATGAGCCATGAGATCAGGACGCCGTTGAATGGTGTTATTGGTTTTACAGATTTGCTTATGAAAACGGATCTGGATTCGACGCAGCATCAGTATCTTTCCATGGTTTTTCAGTCGGCAAATTCTTTGCTCGATATCATTAACGACATTCTTGATTTTTCAAAAATAGAGGCTGGAAAGCTGGAACTGGCCACTGAAAAAATAGACTTGCTGGAAATCTGTGGACAGGTAACCGACATGATCACATACCAGGCGCATCAGAACAACCTGGAAGTTTTGTTGAATATTGCTTCCAATGTGCCAAGATATATTTGTGTAGATCCGGTACGACTGCGGCAAATTCTGATCAATTTACTGGGAAATGCCGTCAAGTTTACAGAAAAAGGTGAGATTGAACTTAAAGTTGATGTATTAACAGAAACCGGAGACGATACGACTTTCAGGTTTTCGGTGAGAGATACCGGCATTGGAATAAATTCTAAGAACCTGCAAAAGATTTTCGAGGCATTTGCACAGGAAGACGCATCCACTACAAAAAGATTTGGCGGTACCGGTTTAGGATTGCCGATCTCAAATAAACTTTTGGCGCTCATGAATAGTGAGTTGCAGCTCGAAAGCGTTCCGGGCAAAGGAAGTACCTTCTATTTTGACGTGACGTTCAAGTCGTTCCAAAGTCCGGTTTCGGATTGGTCTGACATAGAATCAGTTCGTAAAGTTCTGATTGCAGAAAACAATACTGTCAATGGTATTATCCTTAAAAACATGCTGTTAAACCGGCAGATTGAATCGGAGATTGTTCAAACGGGCCGTGAAGTAATTGAAAAACTTTCAGCAGGAAATCATTATGATGTGATTTTGATGGACTACCATTTGCCCGATCTTGACGGAATTTCGGTGAGTCGCAGGATAAGAGAAACCTTTGGGCAATCAGGAACTGAGCAGGTAATTCTTCTCATGAACAGGTCTTCTGATGATAAGGACATAAGCATTTTATCGGAGGAATTAAATCTTGTTCAGCTGAACAAACCTGTTAAAATTGAAAGACTTTTTAACGTATTACTAAAACTGGATGGACGCGATGTGGAGCCATCGGAACATGACACCAACACAAAGGAATTGGAAGATAATCAGGTAAAGCCCGAAAAAATAACCATTCTCATAGCAGAGGACAACAAAATCAACATGATTTTAGTCAAAACGTTTTTGAATAAAATTTTGGCAAATGCCCGGTTGGTTGAAGCTGCTAACGGCAAAGAAGCAGTAAAACTATTCGAATCTGAAAAACCGGATCTTGTGCTGATGGATGTGCAGATGCCAGAGATGAACGGATACGAAGCAGCAACGGAAATTCGAAAACTGGAAAAAGGAAAAAGAATTCCAATACTTGCCTTAACCGCCGGAACTTTGAAAGGCGAAAAAGAGCGGTGCGTGGATGCAGGTATGGACGATTATCTCACGAAGCCAATTTTGAAAGAAACGCTTCAGGCTGTTCTGGCTCAATGGTTAAGCTAG
- a CDS encoding AraC family transcriptional regulator encodes MIEVYREITPLTQYDCFTIFTRKKKSFDFPLHNHDEFELNLILGGKGVKRIVGDHTETIDDAELVLVGNNLPHGWFTNQYKWEEGMPEVEEITLQFHRDLFDDKLLRRNQLFFIRSLLDKSVRGISFSKETIERIMPRLMALTQKSGFDSMLELMSILHDLSVSRNMKVLSNSTFTDENINFNSRRIEKVFAYMRDNYDKEITLEGVAKLAGMTEVSFSRFIKKRTGKTFIESLNEIRLGHTSRSLIDTTNTISEIAYKCGFNNLSYFNRIFKNKNGCTPKEFRENYAGTRTFV; translated from the coding sequence ATGATTGAAGTTTACCGCGAGATAACTCCATTAACGCAATACGATTGCTTTACCATTTTTACCAGAAAAAAGAAGTCGTTCGATTTTCCGCTTCATAACCACGACGAATTTGAGTTAAACCTAATCCTGGGTGGAAAGGGAGTAAAGCGAATTGTGGGGGACCATACAGAAACCATTGATGATGCGGAGTTGGTGTTGGTAGGAAATAATCTTCCGCATGGCTGGTTTACAAATCAATACAAATGGGAAGAAGGAATGCCTGAAGTTGAAGAGATTACCCTGCAATTTCACCGTGATTTGTTTGATGATAAATTGTTAAGGAGAAATCAGCTGTTTTTTATTAGATCGCTTTTGGACAAATCGGTTAGAGGAATTTCTTTTTCGAAAGAAACGATCGAAAGAATAATGCCGCGCCTGATGGCTCTAACCCAGAAAAGCGGCTTTGATTCTATGTTGGAACTGATGTCGATTTTGCATGATTTATCCGTTTCCAGAAATATGAAGGTACTGTCTAACAGCACTTTCACAGATGAAAATATTAACTTCAACAGCCGTAGAATTGAAAAAGTTTTCGCCTACATGCGTGATAACTACGACAAAGAAATCACGCTGGAAGGCGTGGCAAAACTGGCCGGAATGACGGAAGTTTCTTTCAGCAGATTTATAAAAAAAAGAACGGGAAAAACATTTATTGAGAGTTTAAACGAGATCAGACTGGGACATACTTCCCGCTCGCTGATCGATACCACGAATACAATTTCAGAGATTGCTTACAAATGCGGGTTTAATAATTTGTCTTATTTCAACCGGATTTTTAAAAACAAAAACGGTTGTACGCCAAAAGAATTCCGGGAAAACTATGCAGGAACCAGGACATTCGTATAA
- a CDS encoding glycoside hydrolase family 130 protein: MSVFTTRLKQLQEEHRQLLDLKNQIIWPGNGIYDRYTHPVLTARHAPIFWEYDLNPDTNPFLMKRFEINAAFNAGAIKHDGKYLIVARVEGADRKSFFAVAESPNGIDHFKFWDHPVVMPETDEPDGNIYDIRLTKHEDGFIYGLFCTERKDPNAKPGDESSAIAQCGIARTSDLKTWVRLADLVTPSPQQRNVVLHPEFVDGKYAFYTRPQDGFIEAGSGGGIGFGLSETIDNAVVEKEYIVDQKQYHTVYEVKNGQGPAPIKTEKGWLHLAHGVRNTAAGLRYVLYMFMTDLHDPTKVIYKPGGYFIAPEGEERIGDVSNVTFSNGWILDDDGTVFIYYASSDTRLHVATSSLEKLLDYVINTTADGFSSAASLETLMTIIDKNLDLIRK, encoded by the coding sequence ATGTCAGTTTTTACCACCCGTCTAAAACAATTACAGGAAGAACACCGGCAATTACTTGATCTTAAAAATCAGATCATATGGCCGGGAAATGGCATTTATGATCGTTACACACATCCGGTTTTGACGGCCAGACATGCACCTATCTTCTGGGAATACGATTTAAATCCGGATACCAATCCGTTTTTGATGAAACGTTTTGAGATCAATGCAGCTTTCAATGCCGGTGCGATCAAACATGACGGAAAATATCTGATTGTAGCCAGAGTGGAAGGCGCCGACAGAAAATCATTTTTCGCCGTTGCCGAAAGCCCAAATGGTATTGATCATTTCAAATTCTGGGACCATCCGGTGGTAATGCCTGAAACGGATGAACCGGATGGAAATATTTATGATATACGTCTGACAAAACATGAAGACGGATTTATCTACGGACTTTTTTGTACAGAACGTAAAGATCCGAACGCAAAACCGGGTGATGAATCTTCCGCAATCGCACAATGCGGAATTGCAAGAACGTCCGATCTGAAAACCTGGGTTCGTCTGGCTGATCTGGTAACGCCTTCGCCACAGCAAAGAAATGTCGTTCTGCATCCGGAATTTGTTGATGGAAAATATGCCTTTTATACCCGTCCGCAGGATGGATTTATTGAAGCAGGTTCGGGCGGTGGAATTGGGTTTGGTTTATCAGAAACAATCGATAATGCGGTTGTTGAAAAAGAATATATTGTTGACCAAAAACAATATCACACCGTTTACGAAGTAAAAAACGGACAGGGACCCGCGCCTATTAAAACCGAAAAAGGATGGCTGCATCTGGCTCATGGTGTCAGAAATACCGCCGCAGGTTTACGTTATGTACTTTATATGTTCATGACCGATTTGCATGATCCGACCAAAGTGATTTACAAACCAGGTGGATATTTTATCGCTCCCGAAGGTGAAGAAAGAATTGGTGATGTATCCAATGTAACTTTTTCCAACGGCTGGATTCTGGATGACGACGGAACGGTTTTCATTTATTATGCATCTTCCGATACGCGTTTGCATGTTGCCACTTCTTCACTTGAAAAATTGCTTGATTATGTAATTAATACAACGGCGGACGGATTCAGTTCCGCCGCTTCTTTGGAAACACTTATGACCATTATTGACAAAAATCTTGACCTTATTCGTAAATGA
- a CDS encoding glycoside hydrolase family 26 protein codes for MLKPLLIAGFTLLVSHSGFSQIDSKATKETKALYRNLGELSKKYILFGHQAATEYGHGWSGDENRSDVKSVTGSHPAIVGADFSGLSGHPKDQIEKNAASLRKNVVDTYNRGGVTTMAWHFNNPASEGGFYWKDSVSAKAIALIKPGGSHHEKYKEILKTIADFAHSVKGKDGTLAPMIFRPYHELDGDWFWWGKGHCSREDLIEVWQFTVSYLRDELGVHNFIYAFSPDCKFTTEQEYLERYPGDKWVDMVGFDDYADFGRDGKYNLKAGIQKLKIVSGYAKKANKLAAFTESGLESIPDKNWWTESLLKSLKAEKVNLAYILVWRNDSKSPTHFYAPFPGQVSAPDFMTFYNDPYTLFEKDLKNIYH; via the coding sequence ATGTTAAAACCCCTACTTATTGCCGGATTTACTTTATTGGTAAGTCACTCAGGATTTTCACAAATTGACAGCAAAGCCACCAAAGAAACCAAAGCATTATATCGCAATCTTGGTGAATTATCAAAAAAGTACATTTTGTTCGGCCATCAGGCTGCCACAGAATATGGTCACGGCTGGTCTGGTGATGAAAACCGCTCGGATGTGAAATCGGTTACGGGTTCTCATCCCGCTATTGTTGGTGCTGATTTCAGCGGATTATCAGGACATCCAAAAGATCAGATTGAGAAAAATGCGGCATCGCTGCGAAAAAATGTCGTGGACACATACAACAGGGGAGGCGTCACAACAATGGCCTGGCATTTTAACAATCCTGCTTCCGAAGGTGGTTTTTACTGGAAAGATTCGGTATCGGCAAAGGCGATAGCCCTGATTAAACCTGGCGGATCTCATCATGAAAAGTATAAAGAAATTTTAAAAACCATTGCAGATTTTGCTCATTCGGTTAAGGGGAAAGACGGAACATTGGCACCCATGATTTTTCGTCCTTATCATGAACTGGATGGCGATTGGTTTTGGTGGGGCAAGGGGCATTGTTCACGTGAGGATTTAATCGAAGTATGGCAATTTACTGTTTCTTACCTGCGGGACGAGCTTGGCGTTCATAATTTTATTTATGCTTTTTCACCAGACTGTAAGTTCACGACCGAGCAGGAATATTTGGAAAGATATCCCGGCGATAAATGGGTGGATATGGTAGGTTTTGACGATTATGCAGATTTTGGCCGTGATGGAAAATACAATCTCAAAGCAGGTATTCAAAAGCTTAAAATTGTTTCAGGCTATGCAAAAAAAGCAAATAAGCTTGCTGCTTTCACAGAGTCCGGTCTTGAATCAATTCCTGACAAAAACTGGTGGACAGAATCACTTTTAAAGTCACTGAAAGCGGAAAAAGTTAATCTTGCCTACATTTTGGTATGGCGGAATGACTCTAAAAGTCCAACCCACTTTTACGCACCTTTCCCCGGGCAGGTGAGCGCTCCGGATTTCATGACTTTTTACAATGATCCGTATACTTTATTTGAAAAGGACCTGAAAAACATATACCATTAG
- a CDS encoding CobW family GTP-binding protein gives MMESQATINVYLITGFLGAGKTTLLNNLLKSLGGSRNVVIENEFGKASIDGSLIAKQYSQLYEINNGCICCSLDEELYDVLNMLAFSEERPENLFIETTGIADAGTVAEIFKREDVGKVFKLKKVICVTDAEAVEDYLNETEETIRQIVVSDLIIINKTNFVSADYLVKLENLMLSLNPFAEIFLSVDGQIPLEILENKRAEDFDIREKPEAIFTHTIGHKIKTVTFKTENEFYKDYLIHTLNVSLMLHYKQIYRIKGFVKLEGSNEKILVQSTGKRLTLESRGNWNESEVPVSELVFIGLGLELSSIQRILRPAIKKIAVEKLKSMKLSILKGN, from the coding sequence ATGATGGAAAGTCAAGCAACAATAAATGTATATCTGATCACCGGTTTTTTGGGAGCGGGTAAAACCACCTTACTTAATAACCTGCTGAAAAGTCTGGGAGGAAGCAGAAATGTGGTCATTGAAAATGAATTTGGCAAAGCCTCAATCGACGGATCGTTGATCGCCAAACAATATAGCCAGTTGTATGAAATAAATAACGGTTGCATTTGCTGCTCACTGGATGAAGAATTATATGATGTTCTGAACATGCTGGCTTTCAGCGAAGAACGTCCGGAGAATCTTTTTATTGAAACAACGGGTATTGCAGATGCAGGAACGGTAGCAGAAATTTTCAAGCGCGAAGACGTCGGCAAGGTTTTTAAACTGAAAAAAGTAATTTGTGTTACAGATGCAGAAGCTGTTGAAGATTATCTTAACGAAACCGAAGAGACAATCCGTCAGATTGTCGTTTCTGATTTGATCATCATCAATAAAACCAATTTTGTCTCAGCGGATTATCTTGTAAAACTGGAAAATCTTATGCTGTCTCTAAATCCTTTTGCCGAAATTTTTCTATCGGTGGATGGGCAAATTCCACTGGAAATTCTGGAAAACAAAAGAGCTGAGGATTTTGATATCAGGGAAAAACCGGAGGCAATTTTTACCCATACAATTGGTCATAAAATAAAGACAGTCACCTTTAAAACGGAAAACGAGTTTTACAAAGATTACCTGATCCATACTTTGAATGTTTCCCTGATGTTACATTACAAGCAGATCTATCGTATCAAAGGATTTGTGAAGCTGGAAGGAAGTAATGAAAAAATTCTGGTACAATCTACCGGGAAAAGGCTTACTCTGGAAAGCCGCGGTAACTGGAATGAAAGCGAAGTGCCGGTTTCAGAACTGGTATTTATTGGTCTTGGTCTGGAGCTGTCCTCGATTCAAAGAATTCTGCGTCCGGCTATCAAAAAAATAGCTGTGGAGAAACTGAAATCCATGAAGCTGTCAATTTTAAAAGGTAATTGA
- a CDS encoding CocE/NonD family hydrolase, with protein sequence MKTSTFSSDQPGYDQAKNYNVVKFVFLLFFLLSITPVLHAQKGKINEDSIYIREHYSKIERMIPMRDGIKLFTSIYIPKDISASQKYPILLNRTPYNSAPYGETLFKTSLGPSMSFAKEGYIIVYQDVRGKYMSEGDFEAYRPFIANKKSPKDIDESSDTFDTIDWLLKNIPDNNGRVGSWGISAPGYYATMTAVDAHPALKVASPQAPVTDWYMGDDRHHNGAFFLMGTFSFISSYGAPRPVPTTKGTPPFSAYGTPDSYEFYKKLGPLKNVNEKIFKNENRIWNQLMEHETYDEFWQARTPVPYLKNVKPAMLVVGGWFDQEDLYGPLKTYGGIESNKPKSPNLLVMGPWIHGGWARGTGESLGNIRFGSKTSSFYQTSIELPFFNHYLKDKQDPSLPKAYIFETGSNEWKKYDQWPPKNTVEKKLFLHPNGKLSFDAPTTKTAAFDEYVSDPSKPVPYTSEIRIIRGSDYMYEDQRFAATRPDVLVYESDVLKEDVTISGNVFANLFVSTTGTDADFIVKLIDVYPGDAPNNSPVNPNMKMGGFQLLIRGEVMRAKFRNSFSKPEAMVPNKIEHVKFDMQDAAHSFKKGHKIMIQVQSSWFPLVDRNPQKFVNIYKASEADFQSAKHRIYTSGTNASYVGVRVME encoded by the coding sequence TTGAAAACTTCTACCTTCTCATCAGATCAGCCCGGCTATGACCAGGCAAAAAATTACAATGTTGTAAAGTTTGTTTTTCTGTTATTTTTTCTTCTTTCAATAACCCCGGTGCTGCATGCGCAAAAGGGAAAAATAAATGAGGATTCGATTTATATCAGGGAACATTATTCCAAGATAGAACGAATGATTCCGATGCGTGACGGGATCAAATTGTTTACTTCTATCTACATTCCAAAAGATATTTCTGCTAGTCAAAAATATCCGATTTTGCTGAACCGGACGCCTTACAACAGCGCGCCTTACGGAGAAACTCTATTTAAAACTTCACTTGGTCCTTCCATGAGTTTTGCAAAAGAAGGGTATATTATTGTATATCAGGATGTTCGTGGTAAGTATATGTCCGAAGGAGATTTTGAAGCATATCGCCCCTTTATAGCAAACAAAAAAAGCCCAAAAGACATAGACGAAAGCTCGGATACTTTTGATACCATTGACTGGCTTCTTAAAAATATTCCTGATAATAATGGTCGTGTGGGTTCCTGGGGCATATCCGCGCCAGGCTATTATGCAACGATGACAGCAGTTGACGCACATCCTGCCTTAAAAGTGGCATCTCCGCAAGCGCCCGTTACGGACTGGTACATGGGCGACGACCGGCATCATAACGGAGCGTTTTTTCTGATGGGCACCTTTTCGTTTATTTCATCTTACGGGGCTCCGCGTCCGGTTCCAACCACAAAAGGAACACCACCTTTTTCTGCCTACGGAACTCCTGATTCATATGAATTTTACAAAAAACTGGGACCGCTGAAAAACGTAAATGAGAAAATTTTCAAAAACGAAAACCGTATCTGGAACCAGTTGATGGAACATGAAACTTATGATGAGTTCTGGCAGGCGCGTACTCCGGTTCCATATCTGAAAAATGTAAAACCAGCCATGCTGGTAGTTGGCGGATGGTTTGATCAGGAAGATTTATACGGTCCGTTAAAAACATATGGCGGCATTGAAAGCAATAAACCAAAATCCCCGAATTTGCTCGTTATGGGCCCGTGGATTCATGGAGGCTGGGCGAGGGGAACAGGGGAATCGTTGGGAAATATTCGTTTTGGGTCTAAAACAAGCTCCTTTTACCAGACTTCCATTGAACTTCCATTTTTCAATCATTACCTGAAAGACAAACAGGATCCTTCCTTACCAAAGGCATATATCTTTGAAACGGGTTCTAATGAGTGGAAAAAATACGACCAGTGGCCGCCAAAAAATACGGTTGAAAAGAAATTGTTTCTGCATCCTAATGGAAAACTCTCATTTGATGCTCCAACTACAAAAACAGCGGCTTTTGATGAATACGTTAGTGATCCTTCAAAACCGGTTCCTTATACTTCGGAAATAAGAATTATTCGTGGCAGTGATTATATGTATGAAGATCAGCGTTTTGCAGCAACCAGGCCGGATGTTCTTGTTTACGAATCTGATGTTTTGAAAGAGGATGTTACAATTTCCGGTAATGTTTTTGCCAACCTTTTTGTATCGACAACAGGTACAGATGCCGATTTCATTGTAAAACTGATTGACGTTTATCCTGGTGATGCACCAAATAATAGCCCGGTTAATCCCAATATGAAAATGGGTGGTTTCCAGTTATTGATCAGGGGTGAAGTGATGCGTGCCAAATTCAGAAACAGCTTTTCAAAACCCGAAGCAATGGTTCCGAACAAGATTGAGCATGTTAAATTTGATATGCAGGATGCCGCTCATAGCTTCAAAAAAGGCCATAAAATCATGATTCAGGTACAGAGTTCGTGGTTTCCTCTGGTTGATCGTAATCCTCAGAAATTTGTCAATATTTACAAGGCATCAGAAGCTGATTTTCAATCTGCAAAACATCGGATCTATACATCAGGCACTAACGCGTCGTATGTTGGTGTCCGCGTGATGGAATAA
- a CDS encoding DUF7674 family protein has translation MITQFQVIGLLKEELPKLTERENFQEIPRAFSSIHAAIYSLSDFTRINLELKHFQTARKCFALAEKIYLEGDIMVQLLIEKVFIDSLVLAKKVKKKNHLASLIPPALQKVYLKHLDPQIPPSHI, from the coding sequence ATGATAACGCAATTTCAGGTTATTGGCTTATTGAAAGAAGAATTACCGAAACTTACCGAACGGGAAAATTTTCAGGAAATTCCAAGAGCTTTTTCATCGATTCATGCCGCGATTTATTCCTTGTCGGATTTTACAAGAATCAATCTTGAACTGAAACATTTCCAAACTGCCAGAAAATGTTTTGCATTGGCCGAAAAAATTTATCTTGAAGGAGATATTATGGTACAGCTTCTGATTGAAAAAGTATTTATTGATTCGCTGGTTCTGGCGAAAAAAGTGAAGAAGAAAAATCATCTGGCAAGCCTGATTCCACCTGCACTTCAAAAAGTTTATCTCAAACACCTTGATCCCCAAATACCTCCCAGCCATATTTGA